Proteins co-encoded in one Arachis hypogaea cultivar Tifrunner chromosome 11, arahy.Tifrunner.gnm2.J5K5, whole genome shotgun sequence genomic window:
- the LOC112721309 gene encoding plasma membrane ATPase-like: MNHLYQCDKTGTLTLNKLSVDKNLIEVFTKGVNKDHVILLAARASKTENQDAIDAAIVGMLADPKEARAGIRKVYFLPFNLVDKRTALTYIGADGNWHRASKGSTGFMACMPLSIQA, translated from the exons ATGAATCATCTGTATCAGTG TGACAAGACAGGAACACTCACACTTAACAAGCTTAGTGTTGACAAGAACTTGATTGAGGTCTTTACTAAAGGAGTGAACAAGGATCATGTGATCCTTCTCGCCGCAAGAGCTTCCAAGACTGAAAACCAGGATGCCATTGATGCTGCTATTGTTGGAATGCTTGCAGATCCTAAAGAG GCAAGGGCTGGAATCAGAAAGGTTTACTTTTTACCTTTCAATCTTGTTGATAAGAGAACTGCTCTGACTTACATTGGTGCTGATGGAAACTGGCACCGTGCAAGCAAAGGTTCAACAGGGTTTATGGCATGCATGCCTTTGAGTATCCAGGCATAG